In Cucurbita pepo subsp. pepo cultivar mu-cu-16 chromosome LG04, ASM280686v2, whole genome shotgun sequence, the following are encoded in one genomic region:
- the LOC111792624 gene encoding serine/arginine-rich splicing factor SC35-like, with product MSHFGRSGPPDITDTYSLLVLNITFRTTADDLYPLFHKYGKVVDIFIPRDRRTGDSRGFAFVRYKYADEAQKAVDRLDGTVVDGREITVQFAKYGPNAEKIQKGKISEPFPKSRHRSRSRSPRRRYRDDYRDRDYRRRSRSRSRSLDRSDRDRRGRERERERDYRRRSRSISPRRPSPDYSKGRGRGRYVDERRNRSRSHSRSRGRSRSVNSASPGRRSPSPRRSLSPRRSLSPRRSLSPRRSLSPRRSLSPQRSLSPRRSPSPRGESPERNGDGGRSPTPRSVSPRGQPVDSRSPSPQNSDVDK from the exons ATGTCTCATTTTGGAAGGTCAGGTCCTCCAGATATTACAGACACCTACTCGCTTCTCGTGCTCAACATCACCTTCC GCACCACTGCTGATGACCTCTACCCGCTTTTCCACAAGTATGGTAAGGTTGTCGATATCTTCATCCCCAGAGATCGAAG GACTGGTGATTCTAGAGGTTTTGCATTTGTGCGTTACAAGTACGCAGATGAAGCTCAGAAAGCAGTGGACAGGCTAGATG GCACTGTGGTTGATGGACGAGAGATAACTGTCCAGTTTGCTAAATATGGTCCAAATGCTGAAAAAAT tcagaaaggaaaaatcagCGAACCATTTCCAAAGTCAAGACACAGGTCTAGAAGTCGTAGTCCACGGAGAcg ATATCGGGATGATTACAGAGATAGGGACTATAGGAGGAGAAGCAGAAGTAGAAGCAGAAGCTTGGACAGGAGTGATCGTGATAGGCGggggagagaaagagagagggaaagagaCTATCGCAGGCGGAGCAGGAGCATCAGTCCCAGGCGGCCTAGTCCTGATTACTCCAAGGGGAGGGGAAGAGGACGCTATGTAGATGAACGTAGAAATCGCAGTCGCAGCCATAGCCGAAGTCGTGGCCGTAGTCGTTCTGTTAATAG TGCTTCTCCTGGTAGACGAAGCCCTAGTCCTCGAAGGAGTCTGTCTCCTCGAAGGAGTCTTTCACCACGAAGGAGTCTTTCACCACGAAGGAGTCTTTCACCACGAAGGAGTCTTTCACCTCAAAGGAGTCTTTCACCTCGAAGGAGTCCATCTCCAAGGGGTGAAAGTCCTGAAAGAAATGGTGATGGTGGAAGGTCTCCAACTCCTAGGAGTGTTTCACCACGAGGTCAACCTGTTGATTCACGAAGCCCATCTCCACAAAACTCGGATGTTGAT AAGTGA
- the LOC111792376 gene encoding copper-transporting ATPase PAA1, chloroplastic-like, giving the protein MDSLLSLMASNAPLFTSPTITLSFSRPNFTHPTFISPFSVTSPFSLRTAAPPIHRPSKFIPISASGNSNDGVRGDGGGGGGDDDSKLLDGEAEDNATLSADAIVLDVGGMMCTGCSTSVKKILESQPPVSHATVDLASETAFVWLVAEAKITPNWREELGEALAKHLTTCGFSSKAQGQGAIGGDVS; this is encoded by the exons ATGGATTCCTTACTCTCTTTAATGGCGTCCAATGCGCCTCTCTTCACTTCTCCCACCATCACTCTCAGCTTCTCCAGACCCAATTTCACCCACCCCACCTTCATTTCCCCTTTCTCTGTTACCTCTCCTTTCTCGCTGCGTACTGCTGCTCCGCCCATCCACCGTCCTTCCAAATTCATCCCGATCTCTGCTTCTGGCAATAGTAATGACGGTGTTCGTggagacggcggcggcggcggcggcgatgaCGACTCGAAATTGCTTGATGGAGAAGCTGAGGATAATGCGACGCTGTCAGCGGATGCGATTGTTCTGGATGTTGGA GGGATGATGTGCACGGGCTGTTCCACGAGTGTCAAGAAGATTCTTGAAAGTCAG CCGCCAGTGTCGCATGCTACTGTTGACCTTGCTTCAGAGACAGCATTCGTGTGGCTTGTAGCTGAAGCAAAAATCACACCCAACTGGCGGGAGGAGCTGGGGGAGGCACTTGCAAAGCATTTGACTACTTGTGGTTTTTCTTCTAAGGCTCAAG GTCAAGGTGCTATAGGAGGAGATGTTTCATGA